One segment of Streptomyces sp. NA02950 DNA contains the following:
- a CDS encoding ATP-binding protein, translating to MSPVPFTSRLELAAQTEAVRWARRHARNVLSAWQVAETHVDTAALAVSELVTNAVRHVVEAAPATGPARLALILRHRGTHLIVEVADPDVQPPVRQGLSALSAESGRGLFIVESVSKEWGYYLPPTGGKVVWCVLSLDKE from the coding sequence ATGAGCCCGGTACCTTTTACCAGCCGACTGGAACTGGCCGCGCAGACCGAAGCTGTGCGCTGGGCCAGACGGCACGCTCGTAACGTACTGAGCGCGTGGCAAGTGGCAGAGACCCACGTAGATACTGCTGCGCTGGCCGTCTCTGAACTCGTCACCAATGCCGTGCGACACGTGGTCGAGGCCGCGCCGGCCACCGGGCCCGCTCGGTTGGCGTTGATTCTGCGGCACCGCGGTACCCACCTGATCGTGGAAGTGGCCGACCCTGACGTACAGCCGCCCGTTCGCCAAGGGCTTTCAGCGTTGAGCGCTGAAAGCGGCCGGGGCTTGTTCATCGTGGAAAGCGTCTCGAAAGAGTGGGGCTACTACTTGCCGCCTACGGGCGGCAAAGTCGTGTGGTGCGTGCTCTCGCTGGACAAGGAGTAA
- a CDS encoding MT-A70 family methyltransferase, which produces MTKESSSRVAPTRFHTILADPPWDHQQRGLKGAEQHYRLMSLDRIKKMPVSDLAEDDAHLWLWVTNASLRDGFDVAEAWGFTARSVLTWVKFRLGLGSYLRNSTEHLLFCTRGKAPVNFKSQPTWINAPVQEHSRKPDEQYAVIERISVGPYLELFARRRPPSTRDWSIWGNEVDADIRVPGYWVPSDDQHQRRSEQERR; this is translated from the coding sequence GTGACAAAAGAATCATCATCGCGGGTAGCGCCCACCCGCTTTCACACCATCCTGGCCGACCCCCCATGGGACCACCAGCAGCGAGGGCTCAAGGGTGCCGAACAGCATTACCGGCTCATGAGTCTGGACCGCATCAAAAAGATGCCAGTCTCAGACCTCGCCGAGGATGACGCGCACCTTTGGTTGTGGGTCACCAATGCCTCGCTGCGCGATGGGTTCGACGTCGCCGAAGCTTGGGGCTTCACGGCTCGTTCCGTCCTCACCTGGGTGAAGTTCCGGCTGGGCCTGGGCTCCTACCTGCGAAACAGCACCGAGCACCTACTCTTCTGCACCCGTGGCAAGGCCCCGGTGAATTTCAAGTCGCAGCCAACGTGGATCAACGCACCGGTCCAGGAACACTCCCGGAAGCCCGACGAGCAGTACGCGGTTATCGAGCGGATCTCCGTCGGCCCGTACCTGGAGCTGTTTGCCCGCAGGCGACCACCGAGCACTCGCGACTGGTCCATCTGGGGCAACGAAGTCGACGCCGATATTCGAGTCCCTGGCTACTGGGTGCCCAGTGACGACCAGCACCAGCGACGATCCGAACAAGAGAGGCGGTGA
- a CDS encoding type IV secretory system conjugative DNA transfer family protein, whose protein sequence is MAPSNQGLQFAELHLPRPLDPDTALAVVGRLAADRQVARLVWEVRAEGGQIRYLVGGRPVDITRLGRLLGHFLPGCYLDATPEQPPARPGMQSAGRLRVRPSYLPLSMDIPEGVSRAVLSALAVPLANDEALVVQVVLGPRILPSVLPTEFPDPSLPLGRILLTGTRPAGTELRARLRKRTEHPGFMTTIRVGVAAITRQRREALLLGVLSGLTVAQGPGTRIRLVKDSAARLNKARPPWLWPLRLSVPELLGLLAWPLGDKELPGLPPLHPKPLRAAPHVHQRERVFARSAAPGDDRLLGIAPQDQTYHGVTYGPSGSGKTNALLHLITADIAAGRPVVVLDPKRQLIDDVLARVPEHRVNDVVELNAADENPVGFNPLDIGHRDPDVVVDGILAVFASVFADGYGPRTADLFSSGLRTLARGSSPNASATLMDLPRLFADPAFRRPFVGRVQGDLALAQFWAAWEEQGPAAQAAVLAAPMNKLRQFLLRPAVVRMLDQRQGRFRLRDTFRSNKVVLVPLNEGLIGPGVASLLGSLIIAEVWQAVQERASDPNARLRPGTVYVDEAPRFLHQPTSLADALAISRSLSVGWFLAAQFRSQFPPELRTAVDINARSKVVFATEADDARELAAKLAPELEPQDFMSLPRFHAYANLVAGGAPSGWALVRTLPPPPVISDAEALRATARANYAPAQTAPTLTAGSTGEPPIAPENASQQFGRKRRSRPDHS, encoded by the coding sequence ATGGCTCCCTCAAACCAGGGCTTGCAGTTTGCCGAGCTGCACCTGCCGCGCCCCCTTGACCCCGATACCGCGCTCGCGGTGGTTGGCCGGCTAGCGGCTGATCGCCAAGTGGCCCGGCTGGTGTGGGAGGTCCGCGCTGAAGGTGGCCAGATCCGCTACTTGGTCGGTGGACGTCCCGTCGACATCACACGCCTTGGTCGGTTGCTCGGACATTTCCTGCCGGGCTGCTACCTCGATGCCACGCCCGAGCAGCCCCCGGCACGTCCCGGGATGCAATCAGCGGGTCGGTTGCGCGTCCGGCCTTCCTACCTGCCGCTGAGCATGGACATCCCTGAGGGCGTGTCCCGGGCGGTCTTGTCCGCCCTGGCCGTACCGCTAGCGAACGACGAGGCGTTGGTCGTGCAGGTCGTACTTGGTCCGCGCATCCTGCCCAGCGTGTTGCCCACGGAGTTCCCCGACCCCAGCCTGCCGCTTGGACGCATCCTGCTCACCGGCACCAGGCCAGCGGGGACAGAACTCCGGGCGCGGCTCAGGAAGCGTACGGAGCACCCCGGCTTCATGACCACGATCCGCGTCGGTGTAGCAGCCATCACCCGACAACGACGTGAAGCGTTGCTCCTGGGCGTGCTGTCGGGCCTGACCGTTGCCCAGGGACCGGGCACACGGATACGCCTGGTCAAAGACTCAGCGGCCCGCCTTAACAAGGCTCGGCCTCCCTGGCTGTGGCCCCTTCGGCTGTCGGTACCCGAGCTACTGGGACTGCTCGCTTGGCCACTTGGCGACAAGGAGCTACCCGGATTACCACCGCTGCATCCGAAGCCTCTCCGGGCTGCACCGCACGTGCACCAGAGAGAACGTGTCTTCGCCCGCAGTGCAGCACCCGGCGACGATCGTCTCTTGGGCATCGCGCCGCAGGATCAGACGTATCACGGCGTGACCTACGGCCCCTCGGGGTCGGGTAAGACGAATGCCCTACTCCACCTGATCACCGCGGACATAGCTGCTGGCCGGCCCGTGGTTGTGCTCGACCCCAAACGGCAGCTCATTGACGACGTCTTGGCGCGGGTGCCAGAGCATCGGGTAAACGACGTTGTTGAGTTGAACGCCGCTGACGAAAACCCGGTCGGCTTCAACCCGCTCGACATCGGCCACCGTGACCCGGACGTGGTCGTCGACGGCATCCTCGCGGTCTTTGCCTCGGTCTTCGCGGACGGCTACGGACCACGTACCGCCGACCTGTTCAGCTCCGGCTTGCGCACCCTGGCCCGGGGTAGCAGTCCGAACGCCTCGGCCACCTTGATGGACTTGCCCCGGCTTTTCGCCGACCCGGCGTTCCGTCGCCCCTTTGTCGGCCGCGTGCAGGGCGACCTAGCGCTCGCCCAGTTCTGGGCTGCATGGGAAGAGCAAGGCCCCGCTGCCCAAGCCGCTGTCTTGGCGGCCCCTATGAACAAGCTGCGGCAGTTCCTGCTGCGGCCGGCGGTGGTGCGGATGCTGGATCAACGGCAGGGCCGGTTTCGGCTCCGGGACACCTTCCGCAGCAACAAGGTCGTGCTAGTGCCCCTGAACGAGGGGCTAATCGGGCCCGGGGTAGCAAGTCTGCTCGGCAGCCTGATCATCGCGGAGGTCTGGCAAGCCGTCCAGGAGCGCGCCAGCGATCCGAATGCCCGCCTACGGCCAGGCACGGTGTACGTCGATGAAGCGCCCCGGTTCCTGCACCAGCCGACCTCGTTGGCCGACGCCCTCGCGATCTCTCGCAGCCTTTCGGTGGGCTGGTTCCTGGCCGCTCAGTTCCGCAGCCAGTTCCCTCCTGAGCTACGGACGGCCGTGGACATCAACGCGCGGAGCAAGGTCGTGTTCGCGACCGAAGCCGACGACGCCCGCGAGCTGGCCGCCAAGCTGGCACCAGAGCTGGAGCCGCAGGACTTCATGTCTCTCCCCCGGTTTCACGCCTACGCCAACTTGGTGGCAGGCGGTGCTCCGTCCGGTTGGGCACTGGTTCGAACACTGCCACCGCCACCAGTCATCTCCGACGCTGAGGCGCTCCGGGCGACTGCTCGCGCCAACTACGCGCCTGCACAAACCGCACCAACGCTCACGGCCGGTAGTACCGGCGAGCCTCCAATAGCGCCTGAAAATGCCTCGCAGCAATTCGGCCGTAAACGTCGAAGCCGACCTGACCATTCGTAA
- a CDS encoding replication-relaxation family protein — protein sequence MKYNDIASLIESLSERDLSILESLRIHRALTTALIRRLHFPISSEPRESGSSKSHATEMAAAVATIRVLTRLESRHLITRMHRRIGGVRAGSSGIVWQLGASGERLLRTRHGDPTRRRYSEPSPSFIAHTLAAADLAIRLYELARQGEIELLRLEAEPECWRTFLSAHGARQWLKPDLFAITAGGDFEHHWFIEADNATEHAPVIVRKALQYQHYANAGIHQQEHGLFPAVTWVVPDEKRQAAIRAALDTEPKLRDLVAAGLFHVVTTDEFPAFITGNHASPAIP from the coding sequence ATGAAGTACAACGATATAGCTAGCCTGATCGAGTCGCTCTCGGAGCGCGATCTATCCATCCTTGAATCACTGCGCATACACCGCGCACTGACCACCGCACTTATCCGGCGACTGCACTTCCCCATTAGCAGCGAACCGCGAGAATCGGGCAGCAGCAAGAGCCACGCAACCGAGATGGCCGCCGCAGTTGCCACCATCCGAGTCCTGACCCGCCTTGAGTCTCGCCACCTGATCACCCGGATGCATCGCCGGATCGGGGGCGTACGAGCCGGAAGCTCCGGCATCGTGTGGCAGCTCGGCGCGAGCGGTGAACGGCTTCTCCGTACTCGGCACGGCGACCCCACCAGACGCCGCTACAGCGAACCGTCCCCGAGCTTCATCGCCCATACGCTCGCTGCCGCTGACCTTGCCATCCGCCTCTACGAGTTGGCTCGGCAGGGCGAGATTGAGCTGCTACGTCTGGAAGCCGAGCCCGAGTGCTGGCGGACGTTCCTGTCAGCACATGGTGCGCGCCAGTGGCTCAAGCCCGACCTGTTCGCGATCACAGCCGGCGGTGACTTTGAGCATCACTGGTTCATCGAGGCCGACAACGCCACTGAACACGCACCGGTCATCGTGCGCAAGGCGCTGCAATACCAGCACTACGCGAACGCCGGAATCCACCAACAAGAGCACGGATTGTTCCCAGCTGTGACATGGGTTGTGCCTGACGAAAAACGGCAAGCCGCTATCCGCGCTGCATTGGACACTGAGCCGAAGCTACGCGACCTCGTGGCTGCCGGGCTCTTCCACGTGGTGACAACCGATGAGTTTCCGGCGTTCATCACCGGAAATCACGCCAGTCCGGCCATACCTTAA
- a CDS encoding SRPBCC family protein gives MDWCRYRFRSRWELDAPPAAVYAALADGDTYPRWWPQIREVRRIDERTGAARFRSLVPYDLEVTVGEARQDPAAGVLEISLSGDLEGWVRWTVTARDTGTRALFEQEVVVRKPLLRRLALPGRPVFRLNHALMMRAGRRGLRAHLAATGAGRPGTPPASGGNPV, from the coding sequence ATGGACTGGTGCCGTTACCGCTTCCGCAGCCGATGGGAGCTCGACGCTCCGCCCGCCGCCGTCTACGCGGCGCTGGCCGACGGCGACACCTATCCGCGGTGGTGGCCGCAGATCCGGGAGGTGCGGCGGATCGACGAGCGGACCGGTGCCGCCCGCTTCCGTTCCCTCGTCCCGTACGACCTGGAGGTCACCGTCGGTGAGGCACGCCAGGACCCGGCGGCCGGAGTCCTGGAGATCTCCCTCTCGGGAGACTTGGAGGGCTGGGTGCGCTGGACCGTCACGGCCCGTGACACCGGCACCCGCGCCCTCTTCGAGCAGGAGGTGGTGGTCCGCAAGCCGCTGCTGCGTCGGCTGGCCCTCCCCGGGCGCCCTGTCTTCCGCCTCAACCACGCCCTGATGATGCGCGCCGGGCGCCGGGGGCTGCGGGCCCACCTGGCCGCCACGGGCGCCGGGCGGCCCGGGACGCCACCGGCCTCCGGCGGGAATCCGGTTTGA
- a CDS encoding TIGR02611 family protein translates to MNAQSDERQGGVAPAPTPVATGDDTQGTEPIFGSRAPQFIKRSRTLHLSWQVGVFVVGLAVVVAGIIMLPLPGPGWLVIFGGMAIWATEFVWAQLVLRWTKRKVTEAAQRALDPKVRKRNLILTTIAVIICAAAITVYVWKFGVVMPWKIKE, encoded by the coding sequence ATGAATGCGCAGAGTGACGAGCGACAGGGGGGTGTCGCGCCTGCGCCGACCCCTGTCGCGACGGGGGACGATACGCAGGGCACGGAGCCGATCTTCGGCTCCCGGGCGCCGCAGTTCATCAAGCGGTCCCGCACCCTGCACCTCAGCTGGCAGGTCGGCGTCTTCGTCGTGGGCCTCGCGGTCGTGGTCGCGGGGATCATCATGCTGCCGCTGCCCGGCCCGGGCTGGCTGGTGATCTTCGGCGGTATGGCGATCTGGGCGACCGAGTTCGTCTGGGCGCAGCTCGTGCTGCGCTGGACCAAGCGCAAGGTCACCGAGGCCGCGCAGCGCGCCCTGGATCCGAAGGTGCGCAAGCGCAATCTCATCCTCACCACCATCGCCGTGATCATCTGCGCCGCGGCGATCACGGTGTACGTGTGGAAGTTCGGCGTCGTCATGCCCTGGAAGATCAAGGAGTGA
- a CDS encoding SsgA family sporulation/cell division regulator: MNTTVSCELHLRLVVSSESSLPVPAGLRYDTADPYAVHATFHTGAEETVEWVFARDLLAEGLHRPTGTGDVRVWPSRSHGQGVVCIALSSPEGEALLEAPARALESFLKRTDAAVPPGTEHRHFDLDTELSHILAES; the protein is encoded by the coding sequence ATGAACACCACGGTCAGCTGCGAGCTGCACCTGCGCCTCGTTGTGTCGAGCGAGTCCTCACTGCCTGTACCCGCGGGACTGCGGTATGACACGGCCGACCCTTACGCCGTGCACGCCACCTTCCACACCGGAGCCGAAGAGACGGTCGAATGGGTGTTCGCCCGCGATCTTCTCGCCGAGGGCCTGCACCGGCCCACCGGCACCGGCGACGTCCGGGTGTGGCCGTCCCGCAGCCACGGTCAGGGCGTCGTCTGCATCGCCCTGAGCTCTCCGGAGGGAGAGGCACTGCTCGAGGCCCCGGCGCGGGCCCTGGAGTCGTTCCTGAAGCGGACCGACGCCGCGGTGCCACCCGGCACCGAACACCGCCATTTCGATCTCGACACAGAGCTCTCCCACATCCTGGCGGAGAGCTGA
- a CDS encoding CGNR zinc finger domain-containing protein, producing the protein MLINHDTRCALDMVVDLVNTAPEGADGDGLADVEALRGFVERHAISDIGTLGDRDLTAVRMVRSRFAEVFAAAADAGGTQRAAALLNAMIAEAGTTPRLTDHDGYDWHVHYFAPGASVADHLAADCGMALAFLVVAGERERLRRCEAPDCRHAFVDLSRNRSRRYCDSRTCGNRLHVAAYRARRREAAG; encoded by the coding sequence GTGCTGATCAATCACGACACCCGCTGTGCGCTCGACATGGTCGTCGATCTGGTGAACACCGCACCCGAGGGTGCGGACGGAGACGGCCTCGCCGATGTCGAGGCGCTGCGCGGATTTGTCGAGCGCCATGCGATCAGCGACATCGGCACGCTCGGTGACCGTGATCTGACCGCCGTACGGATGGTGCGCTCCCGGTTCGCCGAGGTCTTCGCCGCGGCCGCGGACGCCGGTGGCACCCAGCGCGCGGCCGCACTGCTCAACGCGATGATCGCCGAGGCGGGCACCACACCCCGGCTCACCGATCACGACGGCTACGACTGGCATGTGCACTACTTCGCGCCGGGCGCGTCGGTCGCCGACCATCTCGCGGCCGACTGCGGTATGGCGCTGGCGTTCCTGGTGGTGGCGGGCGAACGCGAGCGGCTGCGGCGCTGTGAGGCCCCGGACTGCCGGCACGCGTTCGTGGATCTGTCGCGCAACCGGTCCCGCCGCTACTGCGACAGCCGCACCTGCGGAAACCGGCTGCATGTCGCCGCCTACCGGGCGCGTCGGCGGGAGGCCGCGGGCTGA
- a CDS encoding DsbA family protein — protein sequence MSDTDPARPVLDVWCALQCPDCRTALADLRALRDRFGDALEIRLRHFPLERHRHAHAAAQAAEEALAQGQGWPYAEAVLARTGELAERGELLLVEIARELGLDAEEMDTALIDGRHILIVDADQAEGKAIGVTGTPTYVIGGERLDGGKSQEGLRARIEEIAARLLDGRS from the coding sequence ATGAGCGACACCGACCCCGCACGTCCCGTACTCGATGTGTGGTGCGCATTGCAGTGCCCCGACTGCCGTACCGCGCTGGCGGACCTGCGCGCGCTGCGCGACCGCTTCGGGGACGCCCTGGAGATCCGGCTGCGGCACTTCCCGCTGGAGCGGCACCGCCACGCCCACGCCGCGGCGCAGGCGGCCGAGGAGGCCCTCGCGCAGGGGCAGGGCTGGCCGTACGCCGAAGCCGTGCTGGCGCGCACCGGGGAGCTGGCGGAGCGGGGCGAGCTGCTGCTCGTCGAGATCGCCCGCGAACTGGGCCTGGACGCCGAGGAGATGGACACCGCGCTGATCGACGGGCGGCACATCCTGATCGTGGACGCGGACCAGGCCGAGGGCAAGGCGATCGGGGTGACCGGCACCCCGACGTATGTGATCGGCGGTGAGCGGCTCGACGGCGGCAAGAGCCAGGAGGGGCTGCGGGCGCGGATCGAGGAGATCGCCGCCCGGCTGCTGGACGGGCGTTCCTGA
- a CDS encoding GNAT family N-acetyltransferase, with product MTTTLRPTGPEERSEGGGRARSYEVCVNSRPVGTIRLTTDALLGPAAGRIEHLRVDAADRHRGRGTVAALAAEEVLRGWGCTQLVASVPASATTALGLATALGYRERGRNMVKPLTGPPTLPGGSAIRSLTEAEYPAWYAHERADYVKDLLERGLSEPQAEAKAEHDCATLLPRGRETPGTWLRVLVHDGAEVGTLWVALREGRADAAGTGEAYVFSVEVAEEHRGRGHGRTLMLAAERDTLAAGARSLGLHVFGGNTPALRLYASLGYQAIEYQLCKPLL from the coding sequence CCACCGGGCCCGAAGAGCGCAGCGAGGGCGGCGGGCGTGCGCGCTCGTACGAGGTGTGTGTCAACAGCCGCCCCGTCGGCACCATTCGCCTCACCACGGACGCCCTGCTGGGCCCGGCCGCCGGGCGGATCGAGCACCTCCGCGTCGACGCGGCGGACCGGCACCGCGGCCGCGGCACGGTCGCCGCCCTCGCCGCCGAGGAGGTGCTGCGCGGCTGGGGCTGCACCCAGCTGGTGGCGAGCGTGCCCGCGTCGGCCACCACCGCTCTGGGGCTCGCCACCGCCCTCGGCTACCGCGAGCGCGGCCGCAACATGGTCAAGCCGCTCACCGGTCCGCCCACGCTCCCCGGGGGCAGCGCGATCAGGTCGCTCACCGAGGCCGAGTACCCGGCCTGGTACGCCCATGAGCGGGCCGACTACGTCAAGGATCTGCTCGAACGCGGGCTGAGCGAGCCGCAGGCCGAGGCCAAGGCGGAGCACGACTGCGCGACGCTGCTGCCGCGCGGCCGGGAGACCCCGGGCACCTGGCTGCGCGTCCTCGTCCACGACGGTGCCGAGGTGGGCACCCTGTGGGTCGCGCTGCGCGAAGGGCGGGCCGACGCCGCCGGGACGGGGGAGGCGTACGTCTTCTCCGTCGAGGTGGCCGAGGAGCACCGCGGCCGGGGTCACGGCCGCACCCTGATGCTGGCCGCCGAGCGCGACACGCTGGCGGCCGGGGCGCGCAGCCTGGGGCTTCATGTCTTCGGCGGCAACACCCCGGCGCTGCGGCTGTACGCGTCCCTCGGCTACCAGGCGATCGAGTACCAGCTGTGCAAACCGCTGCTCTAG